A single genomic interval of Antechinus flavipes isolate AdamAnt ecotype Samford, QLD, Australia chromosome 1, AdamAnt_v2, whole genome shotgun sequence harbors:
- the LOC127547964 gene encoding zinc finger protein OZF-like, with amino-acid sequence MHASYVCVRSVCVPEGVHPTFHVYALEGMRERKVESVVVQGSRNFEIGIENKTPYKKENISEDVESSGGTSEIPLKDASWEPIFGGVCAFGGKLESNQGNSTEVILERSFIQEKGFSEMAVNHSKTSTEEKSQECGEFRRNFDLNTSFVLHQSDTMGEQAHGCDACGKIFKYNSDLIRHQRIHTGEKPYGCDECGKVFNLNSELVRHQRIHTGEKPYKCKDCWKGFSQSSNLIRHQRIHTGEKPYECIECGKGFVCSSGLMQHQSIHTGEKPYGCDECGKTFNLNSRLIRHQRTHTGEKPYKCNECGNAFNLNSELIRHQRIHTGEKPYTCNECYKAFSQRGNLIQHQRIHTGEKPYECLECGKSFSCSSHLIQHQRIHTGEKPYECDKCGKAFSQSSHLILHQRSHNGEKPYKCYECGKDFSWSSQLIQHQRAHTGEKPYGCDECGKAFSVNSQLIRHQRTHTGEKPYKCNVCEKAFTQSSHLIQHQSIHMEEKPYECVECGKAFSRSSSLIQHEKIHTREKPYSCQECGKAFSQSSQLTKHQKIHT; translated from the exons ATGCATGCGTCTTACGTGTGCGTGCGCAGTGTCTGCGTGCCGGAAGGTGTGCACCCTACATTTCATGTCTATGCCTTGGAAGGTATGAGGGAGCGGAAAGTTGAGAGTGTCGTGGTGCAGGGGAGCAGGA ATTTTGAGATAGGGATTGAGAACAAGACAccttataaaaaagagaatatatcagAAGATGTAGAATCATCTGGAGGGACTTCAGAAATACCTTTAAAAGATGCTTCTTGGGAACCTATTTTTGGAGGAGTTTGTGCATTTGGGGGAAAGTTAGAAAGTAACCAGGGAAATTCTACTGAGGTAATATTGGAAAGATCGTTTATCCAGGAGAAAGGTTTCTCTGAAATGGCTGTGAATCACAGCAAAACCTCCACTGAAGAAAAAAGTCAGGAATGTGGTGAATTTAGGAGAAACTTTGATCTGAATACAAGTTTTGTTTTACACCAGAGTGATACTATGGGAGAGCAAGCCCATGGTTGTGATGCCTGTGGcaaaattttcaaatacaatTCAGATCTTATTCGACATCAgaggattcatactggagagaaaccttatgggtgtgatgaatgtgggaaagTCTTTAATCTTAATTCAGAACTTGTTCGacaccagagaattcacactggagaaaaaccttataaatgtaaggATTGTTGGAAAGGCTTCAGCCAGAGCTCCAATCTTATTcgacatcaaagaattcatactggagagaaaccctatgaatgtaTTGAATGTGGGAAAGGATTTGTCTGTAGCTCAGGACTTATGCAGCATCAGAGCATTCACACCGGAGAGAAGCCCTATGGATGTGATGAGTGTGGGAAAACCTTCAATCTGAACTCAAGACTTATTCGACATCAGAGgactcacactggagagaaaccatataaatgtaatgaatgtggtaATGCTTTCAATTTAAATTCAGAACTGATTAGACATCAGCGCATTCATACAGGGGAGAAACCATATACATGTAATGAATGTTATAAGGCTTTTAGTCAAAGAGGGAATCTTATtcaacatcaaagaattcatactggagagaaaccctatgagTGTCTTGAATGTGGGAAAAGCTTTAGCTGCAGCTCACATCTTATTcagcatcagagaatccatactggagagaaaccatatgaGTGTGATAAATGTGGTAAAGCTTTCAGTCAAAGCTCCCACCTTATTTTACATCAAAGATCTCAtaatggagagaaaccttataaatgctATGAATGTGGGAAAGACTTCAGTTGGAGCTCGCAACTTATTCAACATCAGAGAgctcatactggagaaaaaccctatgGGTGTGATGAATGTGGTAAAGCTTTCAGTGTAAATTCACAACTTATTCGTCATCAGAGaactcatactggagaaaaaccctataaatgtaatgttTGTGAGAAAGCTTTCACTCAGAGTTCCCACCTTATTCAACATCAAAGTATTCACATggaagagaaaccttatgaatgtgttgaatgtgggaaagcctttagtAGGAGTTCATCACTTATTCAACATGAGAAAATTCATACTAGAGAAAAACCTTATAGTTGCCAGGAGTGTGGAAAAGCCTTTAGTCAGAGCTCACAGCTTACTAAgcatcagaaaattcatacttga